In Nitrospinota bacterium, a single genomic region encodes these proteins:
- the ptsP gene encoding phosphoenolpyruvate--protein phosphotransferase, which translates to MSKKTDQSKVFKGIVASPGIAIGKIFVLNRFHLCIIKQEISAQKVKEEIQRFDSAIDATKKRMLETVKNNVKSMTNNLSYILHPQIQLLEDPSIIDATREMIEKEKVNGEWALKYTYDKLTVRFKAIKDPFYRDRLRDFEGVINSVLQTMTGLENDDIDSIQEPVVVVAHELSPFDAIRLTSSNILGFVTEVGGKTSHTGIIASSLHIPALVGVQKITRFVQAGDTVIIDAFSGRLHLHPTEKSFQFYNKRRQDYLYFDQKLESEEAGLAAETKDGVRVFLKGNVESSQDVKSSIEHGAEGIGLFRSEYLFLNRGNFPTDEEQFQEYKKVAEEISPHHAVIRTLDIGGDKVPVSWDEEIEANPALGLRAIRYCLTYKQVFTTQLRAILRASHYGKLRIMYPMISGVEEVMQANQILEKEKKALRKQKIPFDESIKVGIMVEVPSVALTLGHFAQYVDFVSIGTNDLIQYLLAVDRGNEKVAMIYEPLHPAVIRTLQIIIRSANESNIPVSVCGQMSADPVYSYLLTGMGKVDDLSMESHSIPKVKKFLRSISSEDARNDVAKIMQMSRIKDIRKYLVNKLSPLLEDGLISEVGAEDFGKGVFD; encoded by the coding sequence ATGTCGAAAAAAACTGATCAAAGCAAGGTTTTCAAGGGCATTGTCGCCTCGCCCGGAATAGCTATCGGCAAGATATTCGTTCTCAACAGGTTTCACCTCTGCATCATAAAACAGGAAATTTCAGCTCAAAAGGTGAAGGAAGAAATACAGCGTTTCGATAGCGCCATTGATGCTACAAAAAAAAGGATGCTCGAAACCGTCAAGAACAACGTGAAGAGCATGACTAATAATCTCAGCTATATTCTTCATCCCCAGATACAGCTCCTCGAAGATCCTTCTATCATTGACGCAACCAGGGAGATGATCGAAAAGGAGAAAGTAAACGGGGAGTGGGCTTTGAAGTATACATACGACAAGCTCACTGTAAGATTCAAGGCCATCAAGGATCCTTTTTACCGTGACCGGCTAAGGGATTTTGAAGGTGTAATAAATAGTGTTCTTCAGACCATGACAGGCCTTGAAAATGACGACATCGACAGCATTCAGGAGCCGGTTGTAGTCGTAGCCCACGAACTTTCCCCTTTCGATGCCATCAGGCTGACCTCCTCCAATATTCTCGGCTTCGTAACTGAAGTTGGTGGAAAGACTTCGCATACCGGTATCATCGCTTCTTCGCTCCATATCCCAGCGCTGGTTGGGGTACAGAAAATTACCCGGTTCGTGCAGGCAGGGGATACGGTGATAATCGACGCTTTTTCCGGGCGCCTCCACCTGCACCCTACGGAGAAGAGTTTTCAGTTTTACAATAAAAGAAGGCAGGATTATCTCTACTTCGACCAGAAACTCGAATCCGAGGAGGCCGGGCTTGCCGCGGAAACAAAAGACGGCGTTAGGGTTTTCCTTAAGGGGAACGTTGAATCGTCGCAGGATGTCAAATCTTCCATCGAGCATGGAGCTGAAGGGATTGGCCTCTTCAGGTCGGAATATCTCTTCTTGAACCGGGGGAATTTCCCCACGGATGAAGAGCAGTTCCAGGAATACAAGAAAGTTGCTGAGGAGATATCCCCCCATCACGCGGTCATAAGGACCCTTGATATAGGCGGCGACAAGGTGCCGGTTAGCTGGGATGAAGAGATAGAGGCAAATCCGGCACTGGGCCTTCGCGCCATCAGGTATTGTCTTACCTATAAGCAGGTGTTCACGACTCAGCTTCGGGCGATCCTGCGGGCCTCGCATTACGGCAAGCTAAGGATCATGTATCCGATGATAAGCGGCGTTGAAGAGGTGATGCAGGCAAACCAGATTCTCGAAAAGGAGAAGAAGGCTCTTAGAAAACAGAAGATACCCTTCGACGAGTCGATCAAGGTCGGAATTATGGTGGAGGTACCCTCGGTCGCGCTTACACTCGGGCATTTCGCCCAGTATGTGGATTTTGTCTCTATCGGGACAAACGATCTCATCCAGTATCTTCTCGCCGTTGACAGGGGGAACGAAAAGGTCGCCATGATATACGAGCCGCTCCACCCGGCCGTGATAAGGACTCTGCAGATAATTATCCGCTCTGCGAATGAAAGCAATATCCCCGTCAGCGTATGCGGACAGATGAGCGCGGACCCTGTCTATTCGTATCTCCTCACGGGGATGGGGAAGGTGGACGACCTTTCAATGGAATCGCACTCCATCCCGAAGGTGAAGAAGTTCCTAAGGTCTATCTCATCGGAAGACGCAAGGAACGACGTCGCGAAGATCATGCAGATGAGCCGGATAAAGGACATCAGGAAATACCTGGTCAATAAACTCTCTCCGCTATTGGAAGACGGTCTCATCTCGGAAGTTGGCGCGGAGGACTTTGGAAAAGGCGTTTTCGACTAG
- the tsaE gene encoding tRNA (adenosine(37)-N6)-threonylcarbamoyltransferase complex ATPase subunit type 1 TsaE, which translates to MFSYSSQSEEETEDTGRHLASILKEGDIILLKGELGAGKTTMAKGILHGLRGEGYSGVKSPSYTVLNIYPGVPRVHHFDFYRVDDQADIEELGLNDYWGKGICIVEWPKEFCDFMPGRKIVADITIGDGDRREILITSDDEFVLEQRNLL; encoded by the coding sequence ATATTTAGTTATTCGAGCCAAAGCGAAGAAGAGACCGAGGATACCGGTCGACATCTTGCTTCCATTCTCAAAGAGGGGGATATTATCCTGCTAAAAGGGGAGTTGGGCGCCGGCAAAACAACCATGGCAAAAGGGATATTGCATGGCTTGCGAGGCGAAGGATATTCCGGCGTCAAATCGCCATCCTATACAGTTCTGAATATTTATCCTGGAGTTCCTCGTGTACATCATTTCGATTTTTACAGGGTTGACGACCAGGCAGATATTGAGGAACTCGGTTTGAATGACTATTGGGGGAAGGGCATCTGTATTGTGGAGTGGCCAAAGGAATTTTGCGATTTCATGCCCGGAAGAAAAATTGTGGCCGATATCACTATTGGCGACGGCGACCGCAGGGAGATTTTGATAACTTCGGACGATGAATTTGTATTGGAACAGCGGAACCTGTTATGA
- a CDS encoding PTS sugar transporter subunit IIA has protein sequence MRLCDLLSPEVVITDLASDTKEDVLREIVRKLHSAGKVPDVEKFVAILMERERLGSTGIGENIAIPHAKSDDLDGMIAAFAISRKGIDFDSLDQKKVHYLFLLLAPSGEAGKHLKLLARISRLTRIGGFCKSLLAIEMPEAILGAIEKAEQSL, from the coding sequence ATGAGGCTTTGCGATCTGCTATCGCCCGAAGTGGTCATAACGGATCTTGCTTCGGACACAAAAGAAGACGTATTGCGCGAGATCGTGCGGAAGCTTCATTCCGCGGGGAAAGTTCCCGACGTCGAGAAGTTCGTCGCGATATTGATGGAAAGGGAACGGCTCGGTAGCACGGGGATAGGTGAGAACATAGCCATCCCCCATGCCAAAAGCGACGACCTTGACGGGATGATCGCCGCCTTTGCCATCTCCCGAAAGGGGATAGATTTCGATTCTCTGGATCAGAAAAAGGTTCATTATTTATTTCTTCTGCTTGCGCCGAGCGGAGAGGCGGGAAAGCATCTCAAACTCCTCGCCAGGATATCAAGGCTTACCAGGATAGGAGGTTTTTGCAAGAGTTTGCTGGCTATTGAAATGCCCGAAGCTATCCTGGGCGCGATAGAAAAAGCCGAGCAGTCGCTATAA
- a CDS encoding efflux RND transporter permease subunit codes for MTQPLPATAQKGRSGGLASWSISHPIGVSMIALAFAVIGLFNFYALSVDLLPHIIYPNIRVRISDPGVAAKIMEDDITRQLEEQLAITEDAISVLSRTSEGNSSVDLSFEYGKDIDIALRDASTRLDRAKRFFPDTILPPTIYKLDPSQIPVYELVVASETRDPVALRDWIDYVFSKWFLNLPGVAAVEVGGGREREIQVLPDRYRLEQLGLEVSSISDMLAEANVESAGGRIETAMREYISRTAGRFSSLEELAQFPIPLPAGGTVHLSEVAEIIDGHKDERIRVRLNSKPGVKVAIQKQPTSNTVLVADNVEERLAWLNSQRLIPEDITIQKVSDQSLYIRDALSNASSAVTGGALLAMIVVWLFLGDLRRTLIIGTAIPLAVLVTFSLMGMAGLTLNIMTLGGLALGVGMVVDGAIVIMENIFRHQREGLVGPVAGKEAAGEVNSAIVASTSTSLAAVVPFLFISGLVGLMFRELIITVISSLIASVVVALTLTPALAVHVSSIKSGRVRLFTDKYLHIAQTYYAGFLSNLLEHKRRQNIILGTLILLLALSLYFLLGGRQLFLPSLDDGRIQINISADAGIPLEDMNATVTRLEKLFSTEPEVMSVFSTIGGSIFGRSQRETANRSSISIELVPLTKRNLSSEEWIRGIQKKIDEMGMAGIKVHMRSGNIRGMRMGGGDDDVTLRIVGMDISRMEALAEEVVQRLKKSAVLRNVTHSSEEKREELAIDIDRERLAEYGLTVKRLAREMRLALDGETPTDFIDGDRKIEIRIRLPRSNADTVGELESLPIGKSADGRDTIYLSDVAKVSLASTPAEILRDNQRRVVEVTASINADISISEATEDVWQRLADLPLPDGYGIYDAGMVETMQEGSSTVHWLLGLALFLVLVVMAVQYESMRNPFIILLAVPFTLPGVAIALGVISMPISMPVWLGLIMLAGIVVNNAIVLIEFVEILRGEGMEKRQAIIEAGRVRLRPILMTTMTTVCGLLPLGIGLGQGAELLRPLAVTIIGGLTFSMLITLVLIPIYYNMLGKTAQ; via the coding sequence GATCATGGAAGACGACATTACCCGTCAGCTGGAAGAGCAGCTGGCGATTACCGAGGATGCCATCTCCGTCCTGTCGCGCACTAGCGAAGGGAATTCATCGGTGGATCTCTCTTTCGAGTACGGCAAGGATATAGATATCGCTCTTCGTGACGCAAGCACCCGGCTCGACCGCGCAAAAAGATTTTTCCCGGATACGATTCTCCCGCCGACGATCTACAAGCTCGATCCATCGCAGATCCCGGTTTACGAACTCGTTGTCGCATCCGAAACCCGCGATCCGGTGGCCCTTCGCGACTGGATAGACTACGTTTTCTCCAAATGGTTCCTGAACCTTCCGGGGGTCGCCGCAGTGGAAGTCGGCGGTGGGAGGGAACGCGAAATACAGGTGCTCCCCGACCGATACCGCCTCGAACAGCTCGGACTGGAGGTATCATCCATCTCCGATATGCTCGCTGAGGCGAATGTTGAATCTGCGGGTGGGCGAATTGAAACCGCGATGCGGGAATATATCAGCCGCACCGCGGGGAGATTCAGTTCGCTAGAAGAGCTGGCGCAATTCCCCATCCCGTTGCCTGCCGGGGGGACGGTGCATCTTTCGGAAGTTGCGGAAATCATCGACGGCCACAAGGATGAGCGGATACGGGTGCGCCTGAACAGCAAACCGGGGGTAAAGGTCGCGATCCAGAAACAGCCTACTTCAAACACGGTGCTGGTAGCCGACAACGTGGAGGAACGTCTGGCGTGGTTGAACAGCCAGAGGCTGATACCGGAGGATATCACCATCCAGAAAGTATCCGATCAGTCGCTTTACATCAGGGACGCCTTAAGCAACGCCAGCTCGGCGGTTACCGGCGGAGCATTGCTTGCCATGATCGTCGTATGGCTCTTCCTTGGCGATCTCCGCCGTACGCTTATCATCGGCACCGCCATTCCTCTAGCAGTGCTCGTTACATTTTCACTTATGGGAATGGCGGGACTGACCCTGAACATAATGACGCTTGGAGGGCTTGCCCTCGGGGTTGGAATGGTCGTCGACGGTGCGATAGTAATAATGGAGAATATCTTCCGTCATCAGCGTGAAGGGCTTGTCGGCCCTGTTGCAGGGAAAGAGGCTGCTGGCGAGGTCAACTCCGCGATAGTCGCCTCCACATCCACCAGCCTGGCGGCTGTTGTGCCGTTCCTTTTCATTTCAGGCCTGGTAGGACTGATGTTCCGCGAACTGATAATTACCGTTATCTCCTCACTTATAGCATCGGTGGTGGTCGCGCTCACGCTCACCCCGGCTCTTGCGGTTCATGTAAGCTCCATCAAATCGGGGCGGGTGCGTCTTTTTACCGACAAATATCTCCATATCGCCCAAACATATTACGCCGGTTTTCTTTCCAACCTCCTTGAGCACAAAAGAAGGCAGAACATCATTCTGGGAACGCTTATACTGCTTCTTGCCTTATCTTTGTATTTTCTTTTGGGCGGAAGACAGCTCTTTCTCCCCTCCCTTGACGACGGGCGAATCCAGATAAATATCAGCGCCGATGCCGGTATCCCTCTTGAAGACATGAACGCCACCGTGACGCGTCTGGAAAAATTGTTTTCCACCGAGCCGGAAGTGATGTCGGTATTCTCAACGATCGGCGGGAGCATATTTGGACGATCCCAGCGCGAAACAGCAAATCGGTCGAGCATCTCGATTGAACTGGTGCCGCTTACCAAGCGCAATCTGTCGAGCGAAGAGTGGATTCGCGGAATACAGAAGAAGATAGATGAAATGGGGATGGCCGGAATAAAAGTACATATGCGCTCCGGCAACATTCGAGGGATGCGAATGGGTGGGGGTGATGACGACGTGACGCTCCGTATCGTCGGAATGGATATTTCGCGCATGGAAGCGCTTGCCGAGGAGGTAGTTCAACGCCTGAAGAAATCCGCCGTTCTCAGGAATGTTACCCATTCCTCCGAGGAAAAGCGCGAGGAGCTTGCAATAGACATCGACCGTGAACGGCTCGCTGAATACGGCCTTACCGTCAAGCGTCTTGCGCGCGAAATGAGGCTTGCGCTCGACGGGGAAACGCCGACTGACTTTATCGACGGGGACAGGAAGATCGAGATTCGGATACGTCTACCGAGGTCGAATGCCGACACTGTTGGCGAGCTTGAATCTCTCCCTATAGGGAAGAGCGCGGATGGGCGGGATACGATTTACCTAAGCGATGTGGCGAAGGTCTCGCTTGCATCCACCCCGGCGGAGATACTTCGGGATAACCAGCGGCGCGTAGTTGAGGTTACGGCATCCATAAACGCGGACATTTCCATCTCCGAAGCGACGGAGGACGTCTGGCAGCGCCTCGCGGACCTCCCTCTCCCGGATGGGTACGGTATATACGATGCCGGTATGGTGGAGACAATGCAGGAAGGGAGCAGTACCGTACATTGGCTGTTGGGTCTGGCCCTTTTTCTGGTACTGGTTGTCATGGCGGTGCAGTACGAATCGATGCGTAACCCGTTTATTATCCTGCTCGCGGTTCCCTTTACCCTCCCAGGGGTAGCGATAGCGCTCGGTGTGATAAGTATGCCCATTTCCATGCCGGTCTGGCTTGGTTTGATCATGCTTGCCGGTATCGTGGTAAATAACGCGATCGTTCTTATAGAATTCGTGGAAATCCTTCGGGGAGAGGGGATGGAAAAACGGCAGGCGATCATCGAAGCAGGCAGGGTGCGTCTGCGTCCGATCCTTATGACTACCATGACAACGGTTTGCGGACTCCTCCCGCTCGGCATCGGACTTGGTCAGGGAGCCGAGCTGCTTCGCCCTCTTGCCGTTACGATAATCGGCGGCCTCACATTTTCAATGCTCATTACACTGGTACTGATCCCGATCTACTACAACATGCTCGGCAAAACGGCACAATAA
- a CDS encoding HPr family phosphocarrier protein, whose product MQRAKVVINNPLGMHARVAYGFSRLGESFKSKISIAVENGDRKMTGDGKDIMSILSLGILPGSRIIIETEGEDEEYALKTLMEYMDMDNVEKN is encoded by the coding sequence ATGCAAAGAGCAAAAGTAGTAATTAACAATCCGCTGGGGATGCATGCAAGGGTCGCCTACGGTTTTTCCAGACTTGGGGAATCCTTTAAATCGAAAATTTCAATAGCTGTTGAAAACGGCGACCGGAAAATGACAGGGGACGGCAAAGATATCATGAGCATACTTTCGCTTGGAATTTTGCCCGGATCCAGGATAATCATTGAAACGGAGGGTGAGGATGAAGAGTACGCACTGAAAACCCTCATGGAATATATGGATATGGACAATGTCGAAAAAAACTGA
- the lptC gene encoding LPS export ABC transporter periplasmic protein LptC — MKIFSKVLKILVLAAIISYLFWFSSGMFADKTASNHKTEVGKKSGLKSKMENITITEKNKDGELLQVRAVEAQISDRHVELSKLEVVFHPSGQPPINLTSETGFLQNKTNDAVFSGNVVVKSERPFQLESERFDWASELKLLTTSEKVTLVRDDLTVLGKGMIMNLKTEDVVVLESVRATSSLSTITGNRGEFFNSPKKAVVTGNAKVLQKGGKRGDKPAEDVEINSDEIQAFADEGSKEMDRVTAKGNVVIVTEDRTVTGDYGEFFKSPKKMFVSGNAMIVQKVENKGSKGVDEVHINSDEIEALSGEGGEELEKVTARGNVIIVTEKRRITGDVTELFSKEKKVVVSGNATLKEDEDDIKGEKIIYFYDKDDIIISGGSGKRAKMLLTPQKQ; from the coding sequence ATGAAAATATTTAGTAAGGTGCTGAAGATACTTGTCCTGGCGGCGATCATTTCCTATCTGTTCTGGTTCTCTTCCGGCATGTTTGCCGATAAAACCGCTAGTAACCACAAAACCGAAGTTGGAAAAAAAAGCGGATTGAAAAGCAAAATGGAGAACATAACTATCACCGAAAAGAACAAGGATGGCGAATTATTACAGGTGCGCGCTGTTGAGGCTCAAATAAGCGACAGACATGTTGAGTTAAGTAAACTTGAGGTCGTTTTTCATCCATCCGGGCAGCCGCCGATAAATCTAACTTCCGAGACAGGATTTCTGCAAAATAAAACAAACGACGCGGTATTTTCAGGGAATGTGGTTGTGAAATCTGAAAGACCGTTCCAGTTGGAGTCGGAACGTTTTGACTGGGCTTCCGAATTGAAGCTGCTGACTACCAGCGAAAAAGTGACGCTGGTGCGAGACGATCTTACTGTATTGGGTAAAGGGATGATCATGAATCTGAAGACGGAAGATGTTGTTGTGCTTGAGTCGGTACGCGCAACTTCCAGTCTGAGCACCATCACCGGAAACCGGGGAGAATTTTTCAATTCACCGAAAAAGGCGGTTGTGACCGGAAACGCGAAGGTTCTCCAAAAGGGTGGCAAGAGGGGGGATAAGCCCGCTGAGGATGTGGAAATAAATTCCGATGAAATACAGGCCTTTGCCGACGAGGGTAGCAAGGAGATGGACAGGGTTACCGCAAAGGGCAACGTGGTGATCGTTACTGAAGATAGAACTGTTACCGGAGACTACGGAGAATTCTTTAAATCGCCGAAAAAGATGTTCGTATCGGGGAATGCCATGATCGTGCAAAAAGTGGAGAACAAGGGGAGCAAGGGCGTGGATGAGGTCCATATAAATTCCGATGAAATAGAGGCTTTATCCGGCGAGGGGGGAGAAGAGCTGGAAAAGGTGACCGCGAGGGGGAACGTGATTATCGTTACTGAAAAGAGAAGAATAACGGGAGATGTTACAGAGCTCTTCTCCAAGGAGAAAAAAGTGGTTGTTTCGGGCAACGCTACCTTGAAGGAAGACGAGGATGACATCAAAGGGGAGAAAATAATATACTTTTATGACAAAGACGATATAATTATTAGCGGGGGCAGTGGTAAAAGGGCGAAAATGCTGTTAACCCCTCAGAAGCAGTAA
- the raiA gene encoding ribosome-associated translation inhibitor RaiA produces MLVNIQGRKIEVTQPLKSYALEKVSVLNKYLDGNVKVHMTLAVDKKFQQRAEVSVTAKNLHLKGVEESEDMYASIDKVMDKIARQAKKFKEKIKDHHAKDKDSEADVAREIIRESSENAPQMSDDEAIQEIIDSNKLALVYKSPESEKMKVAYYRSDGLIAIMEA; encoded by the coding sequence ATGCTCGTCAACATACAGGGTAGAAAAATTGAAGTAACTCAGCCTTTGAAGAGTTACGCACTCGAAAAGGTCTCTGTTTTGAACAAGTACCTGGACGGAAACGTAAAAGTTCATATGACTTTGGCTGTGGACAAAAAGTTCCAGCAGCGCGCCGAGGTTTCCGTCACGGCAAAAAACCTGCACCTTAAAGGAGTTGAGGAGAGCGAAGACATGTACGCCTCTATCGACAAGGTGATGGATAAAATTGCAAGACAGGCAAAGAAATTCAAGGAAAAGATAAAGGATCACCACGCTAAGGATAAGGATTCAGAAGCCGATGTTGCGCGGGAGATCATCAGGGAGAGCTCGGAAAACGCTCCGCAAATGTCCGACGATGAGGCAATTCAGGAAATTATCGACTCAAACAAGCTTGCGCTTGTCTACAAGTCCCCCGAAAGCGAAAAGATGAAAGTCGCGTATTATCGTTCGGACGGCCTCATTGCCATCATGGAAGCATAG
- the lptB gene encoding LPS export ABC transporter ATP-binding protein has product MRVLRAKSLTKSFRGKKVVNSVDIEINQGEVVGLLGPNGAGKTTTFYMVVGLLRPETGSVYLDDVDITKLPMYKRSREGIGYLSQEPSIFRKLTVLENVLAILEMLPLTRQDREKRALELLDDLNIAHLVDSMASALSGGERRRLEISRSLAISPAFLLLDEPFAGVDPIAVMEIQSIIMELRQKGIGVLITDHNVHETLEIVDRGYIMSEGAIIESGSPKKIVESEEARKVYLGSNFSMR; this is encoded by the coding sequence TTGCGCGTATTGCGGGCTAAAAGTCTTACAAAGAGTTTCCGCGGAAAAAAAGTAGTTAATAGTGTTGATATCGAGATAAATCAGGGCGAAGTTGTCGGTTTGCTCGGTCCAAATGGAGCCGGCAAGACAACCACGTTTTATATGGTAGTTGGGCTTTTGAGGCCGGAAACAGGCTCTGTATATTTGGATGATGTTGACATTACAAAATTGCCTATGTACAAGCGGTCAAGGGAGGGGATTGGCTATCTCTCACAGGAGCCGTCCATTTTCCGCAAATTGACGGTGCTGGAAAATGTGCTTGCGATTCTTGAAATGCTGCCGTTAACCCGCCAAGATAGGGAGAAAAGAGCGCTGGAATTGCTGGATGACTTGAATATCGCCCACTTGGTCGATTCAATGGCATCTGCACTTTCCGGCGGTGAACGCCGCAGGCTCGAAATCAGCCGGAGCCTTGCCATCTCCCCCGCCTTTCTCCTCCTTGACGAGCCTTTTGCGGGGGTTGATCCTATAGCTGTTATGGAGATCCAGTCGATAATCATGGAACTGAGGCAAAAAGGTATTGGTGTGCTTATTACAGATCACAACGTGCATGAGACTCTGGAAATTGTCGACAGAGGTTATATTATGAGTGAAGGGGCCATTATTGAGAGCGGCTCCCCGAAAAAGATAGTTGAATCCGAGGAAGCCAGAAAAGTCTACCTGGGATCAAATTTCTCCATGAGATAA
- the murJ gene encoding murein biosynthesis integral membrane protein MurJ yields the protein MNKPKPGRSMFRAAFVVSFFTLVSRVFGFVRDMVIANYFGAGSIADSFFIAFRIPNLLRRLTAEGALSAAFIPVFAKTLQKNRVEAFRLANNLLAVMTLILVLIVTLGIVFTPELLKVIAIGFTDEEEKFRLTVQMTRLLFPYLVFISLAAVLMGILNTLDHFASPAASPVMLNASIIICAIYLRESFDLPVFALVAGVLIGGVLQLAIQIPYAIKHGFIFSPVFDLRSELLRKVFMLTIPALFGVAVAEINMFIDTVLASLLKEGSVSYLYYGNRLVQFPLGVFGIAMSTALLPALSFQAADNNPAKMTETISRSFRAIMMLVVPSTVGLVVLRDPIVNILFERGEFDSVSTLNTGIAVGYYSAGLLGFVGVKIFVSAFYALGDTKTPVKVASVAMVVNIVFNLLLMGPLQHGGLALATSIASFVNLVTLIFLLRGRLGEIDGARMFRSFVLLTLASLLMAAVLYGGWEIFFQRGYTVLGLILSITTAVAVYFAAVWMMRMEELTDIVNSIRTKLRKIESKS from the coding sequence GTGAACAAGCCAAAACCGGGCAGGTCGATGTTCAGGGCCGCCTTTGTCGTTTCATTCTTCACGCTGGTAAGCCGTGTATTCGGCTTCGTCAGGGATATGGTCATAGCCAATTATTTCGGCGCCGGCTCAATAGCAGATTCATTTTTCATTGCGTTCAGGATACCGAATCTGTTGAGAAGGCTGACAGCGGAAGGGGCTCTCTCCGCGGCATTCATCCCCGTATTTGCGAAAACGCTTCAGAAGAACAGGGTGGAGGCGTTCCGCCTGGCCAACAATCTCCTTGCCGTCATGACGCTCATCCTTGTGCTCATCGTTACTCTTGGAATTGTTTTTACCCCCGAACTGCTGAAGGTTATAGCGATTGGATTCACCGACGAGGAGGAGAAATTCCGGCTTACCGTTCAGATGACAAGGCTCCTCTTTCCGTACCTCGTTTTTATTTCCCTCGCCGCTGTGCTTATGGGGATATTGAACACTCTCGACCATTTTGCATCGCCCGCCGCTTCCCCGGTGATGCTGAACGCTTCGATAATTATCTGTGCAATTTATCTTCGCGAGTCGTTTGATCTCCCTGTATTCGCGCTTGTCGCCGGGGTGCTGATAGGGGGCGTGCTTCAGCTTGCCATCCAGATCCCATATGCCATTAAACATGGATTTATTTTCAGCCCGGTTTTCGATCTGCGCTCGGAACTGTTGCGCAAGGTATTCATGCTTACAATACCGGCACTGTTCGGCGTTGCCGTGGCTGAGATCAATATGTTCATCGACACCGTGCTGGCATCGCTCCTCAAGGAAGGTTCCGTCTCATACCTCTATTACGGCAACAGGCTCGTGCAGTTTCCGCTTGGTGTGTTCGGTATCGCGATGAGCACCGCTCTTTTGCCGGCGCTCTCATTCCAGGCCGCCGACAACAATCCGGCAAAAATGACCGAAACAATATCCAGGTCGTTTCGCGCCATCATGATGCTTGTTGTTCCGTCTACTGTCGGGCTTGTGGTTCTCCGCGATCCTATCGTGAATATACTTTTCGAACGCGGCGAGTTCGATTCCGTCAGCACACTGAATACGGGAATAGCAGTAGGGTATTACAGCGCCGGGCTTTTAGGATTTGTGGGTGTGAAGATCTTCGTCTCCGCCTTTTACGCGCTTGGGGATACGAAGACCCCGGTTAAGGTTGCAAGCGTAGCGATGGTGGTGAATATTGTCTTCAATCTGTTGCTGATGGGACCCCTTCAGCATGGCGGTCTTGCGCTGGCTACTTCAATAGCTTCCTTCGTAAATCTGGTTACTCTCATCTTCCTGCTTCGAGGACGGCTTGGGGAGATTGATGGCGCGAGGATGTTCCGCAGTTTCGTGCTTTTAACCCTCGCCTCGCTCTTGATGGCCGCTGTTCTGTACGGCGGATGGGAAATTTTCTTCCAAAGGGGCTACACTGTTTTAGGGCTCATACTCTCCATAACAACCGCTGTCGCAGTCTATTTTGCGGCAGTATGGATGATGAGGATGGAAGAGCTTACGGATATAGTAAATTCGATAAGGACCAAGCTGAGGAAAATAGAGTCCAAGAGCTGA